From the Streptococcus sanguinis genome, the window AATAATTTTTCCCAAATTCTAATTCACGATACTCTACCAAAGCTGCTGCAACATTCTGCTTATCATTGTACTCTGCATTATTAGCCATGTTAATTCTCTCCTAATAACTCACTCAATTCTTGTGGAATACCATATGATACAACTTCATATTCTCCAGTATCTTCTTCTTGAACAGTCATATCAATATTCAAAACTTCATTCCCATTAATAATTATATAAACATTTAGTCCACCCATAGGATTATAATCTAACTTATCCTTTTGAATTTCATAGGATTTAATCTTTCCTTCTGGTGTCAAAGCTTTAGGATCTAAACCTTTGAGAAAATTTTCCAAGGCTTTCTTCATCTTTTTACTTTCTGAAATCTGAAGAATTTCTTCTTTTTCTGA encodes:
- a CDS encoding DUF1310 family protein, with amino-acid sequence MKKIVIIFLSIITLSSAMFLGGCSMLNSRSEKEEILQISESKKMKKALENFLKGLDPKALTPEGKIKSYEIQKDKLDYNPMGGLNVYIIINGNEVLNIDMTVQEEDTGEYEVVSYGIPQELSELLGEN